The genome window ccaaaatggtttaaaaacaggaaaaacaattgagtaatcaatacgtgaaactgacacggaaaaaaAATGGAAATGATGGAAGTGACAATACTACGGAACTTATAAGATCATGTTGGAAATTACATAGGTAGTAGTCTTATAGtttgataatgaaataaaattaaatacaaacagttgtacaggataaaaccttgtatgtggttcatttacttcatgtttttagagattaaaagttttaacaattcttcctgttacttttactttttaatgtggtacttttttacttttactcaagtataattctggccagatacttttacttttaattgagttaaatcatacttgtactttcacttgagtaacatttttaagtactttttacacctctgttGACCAACCTCTGGACTGAAAATATCACAGCATTTATTTAGAGTGTAGTTATTACTTGTATCATTAAACTAACTTttctatatttttgtgttaGTTAGACAGTAGATGTTGTTTCTTACCTCCACTCAGAGTTAAAGGCAGGATCCATATAAAGCTTAAAATCACAGTCACCAACttcatagtaaaatattgtacAAAACTTGCTGTGGCATTTGTTGCCTTTCACAAATCACTACTACTCACTTTCATTTTAAGCAAACTCTACCTGAACAAACTGAAAATGTTGAATGACAACAGTTGAATTAATGGTACAGCCCACACAGGGCAAAAACTTGTTTATGaatttaaattagattttactGCTCTCTACTGGTCTGATCTGAAAACTCTTCTCTTTATGACAAcattttttcagtttttatgTAATTGTTCAGTCATCCTTGGGTCTGAGGACCACAGCTTCTAAACTTTACATCAGAGCGATTCTAGGGTTAgagctttaggggtgctgagcacccaatgagctccgctgccaccacccactcttttttcctacagaaaccaataatatgtttattgtaaaataactatcattttaacattggttcaactaactcttttttggagacctttcaggcatgaaaacgggtcaggggtgaaaaagatgAGAAGAAAATTACCCCTCTAGGGTCTGGGAGCAtgccattaatgccatattaaagtATCAGGACAAAAGGTGGGCTACAGAAGCAGTGTGGGTATGGTTTTATGTGGATATACAGTGTGTCGTTTTAAGCCtttgtcaaaatgacaaatctcccaatttataacttttatgcctacaacatatggtaggtttattaatagtttgttaatttgcagcttttcttttaacagtcctttaattgaaccattacctttactatatgtctaaaacaaaacacttgtgactcctgcactaagggttaaaaacgttatccccttcatattaatctacatgtgacaaactaaaaaaatatttattgtctagtttgatagtcagacagttagtgatttcacacataacttaccggtactcgtggtatacagtgatatgtagtttgttttcactctgttccaaacgccatgttttcatgacgactgaccagaaaagacgcacgtgacatcatgtttacatgactcccgattgttaaaataagtctcAATTTAacgataaaaaaaatacaataaactttaacaatGGAGACACACGTATGCAACTACCCACTGAGACGCACAAAACTGCATGCGTCttgcggaagaacattgtaaTCGGCGCTACTTCTCTCCGTTTAAGTCTATGGACGAGTATCTTCAGTTGTGCTGCATTTTAATGAATATGACGTTTCCAAAGGAAAAATGTTCCTTATTGACTTGTTTTTGCTCTTAGTCAAATTCTATATTCACCAGGTTAAATGGAGTAACTCTGAACCCAATTTTGTTCATTTTCAAACAGCCTTTAAGGTATATTTAGAATCTATACAATTTGTAAAGAACAAAAAAGCTAGAAAAACTGTTTCTCTTTTAAATGAGTTTAATATATGTTTGTAATGccctatttttttatttatttttatttatttttttatttttaattttttttgtaaggtatgtgatatgtaaaaaatgtgatgtTATATGCACTTGCCCTTTTGTATAATTTCTGAATTTCAAAGATTTAATAAACTTGGGGAAAAAAAAAGTCTATGGACGAGTCACCCAGGTACTGTACTACTCTGCAGCGCGCGGGTAGTGTACCCGCTGGACTaaaataatccgaaaataaacacttattatacgtGTTCCATGGTGATTCAATGTAAGACAAAAACACGGCTTGAAAGATTGATTCGTGATGTACTCGCTCATTATAAACACAACGTAAACATTTTGCAAGACttgaacaaaaaagttgcatcacAACACTTTTAACTGATTCTCACTCTGCGTGTGTTTCGCGCTCGGGCTAAGTGATGCAGGTACAGAGAAGTAAAAGAAGAGGATGACACCATTTGCTATTTGCTAAGCGgggaggttttcattttctaccttaacatatacattttaaaccacaaactacggagtaagttttggacattatttaaccttgtcaaagacgaacgaacattttagaataaataaatttcttgctccaagttttaggggtgctgagctccAAAGGGGCTAGCCTctggggcgtcatgcaccattttttttaagggggcagagtgtgcacagttcacagaaatttgtgcgtACACAGAGATCAAACGAattatattatagagctttcagtcttttccatggcacttacatttctaacaatatgagcgcccctgccttcatgcaaaaaactccaaaataaaagtgttgactaacttttatatcaaatactattcaatcggaataatgacatgatattggtatcatatttaaaacagaaacgacatgttttatttatttaagttttgtttaatgacttgtttaattgtgtcattaatgcattttgcacaacaactgcattatgaaattaatgtcatttttaaatccataaagtatatgaacaacgaaaatgacataagctatagcaacgtgattgattttaatgttcaataatgattctgaaaaatatgtttagaaaaAATGATtggaggaacggatttttgcattaaattttacctcatatgtgagcatgtgtgatccCACGCCcacgtgaactctggcgaactttggcgttgtcccaagaagatgaatctagaaatttcTACTAATATAGCGTCGAGACGGTcgcattttaaaccatacattttctacacagaggaggttaactgcacattaccgtactggggttggaaatgttgtgagcgtttcttgcacgttttaattcctcagatagccaaatgcagcagcaacatgaaggctcgtgagcgcgctcacgctgatgacgtctgcggctgCTCTGACTGGAACGCCTGCCGCcagaaagtaatgtaacatgttcaaaacactatcaTAACGGCAAAAATCtttgaaaagtgacaaggatgcagcacagaattcataatattgtgcatattaaacagattaaaagacaagttaCCGATTGATGGACGCTTGTTTGATTttcaggttgcatgcaaaatccatttggctcaaaaaaccaagggggcacgtgcctcctcagtttgaatgggcatgacgcccctggctagcctcgcccatgctttacattacattttattaattttgatgcatttggcaggcacttttatccaaaataaCATACAGTGTATTCAAGATATCAACATCCGTGCTCTGTACTGAACACGCTCTACCagctgagctacagaaacagaAATACAGAAACTCTGCTGGTGCTACATGAAATTGTCTAATTTCTAAATCTAATATCCATAAATTTGACAGGAGCTTTAAACAATATATCTGTGTTTAAAATATCCATTTACAGTTACTATATCTTAATGTGTAACAACAAAACTCAGTTACTTCTTACATGTATAATTCACATTCTTAGCAAGTGTGCGTCATTGTAAACAAAAAATCAAAGTAAAATATCGCTATTGGTGGAGTGTAAACTAATATTAAGatataacttttaattttattaatgtaCTGTGTACAGTGGATTTTTGCATGCATGTTACGCAGAATGGTATCCAATAGTGTTTTCATGGGTGAGATAGCAAACACACAGTTCAAGAAGTATTGAATCAGAATATAGGAAAGCTTTAATTAAATGCAAGTCAATACAAATAAAGTCAAAAATAGGATTAATTGATTAGTTACAGAATTGCATGGGGGTTTGGCTTATCTTGCATCATATAAAATacttataatactttattattatacaactattaattattataaatgcATCTCTGATCTCTGTTTTCAGTCATATAAAATTATCAATTTTTAGAGAAATGCCACAAAAGATCAGCATTCAAAGGAAGTCAGATAACCATCAGCGTATATACATGCTATCATGGTATCCGGCAGGCCCTTGTGGTGGCTTAGACTAAAAGTCTAGAAGAAAAGCCAAGTCTCTTTCACTCTCAACCAAATTATTTCCACAGCTTATTCTCCATCACATCACGTTTTCTCATGTATTCCTGTTTGCAGTCTCTTCTGATAAGCAGGTGCTCTCTGATGGCTCTCCACTGTTGGCATTGGTGACATTACAGGGCAGAGAGATCCGTGAATCTGATACAGTGGAATCAGATGAGGCATTATGTATATATCATAGCTATAGTATGTGTTAACACAATGCACAAACCTCTCATTTGATGAATGTCTGTCACTTCTCCATAGGTTTGTGTTGATCGTGCTTTGCAAACTGAAAGAAAGAATGTTGTTGGACAGAAATGTTAagcatgaaaatatttttttggaaaaaatgtGTGGTTTGATCATTCATACCTTTACGTTTTACAATCACAATGACTGCTATGATAACAGCGAGTACCAGGCATGAGATTAAAGCAGGAGGAATCCACTCGGGGGAGCTCTTGTGCTGTGTTTTAGCTGAGGGTCAGAAATAATGTTGTTAGTAGACTCAGAGCAAGTTTACATGAAGACAATTGTACTAAAATGgaaaagtctttcttttgcgtaaaaaacaaaatgttaacaAAACATTCCCGTTCACACGGATCAGACAACTACGCGCCTGCGAACTTGTGCATTCTTCTACAGAACGATAAATCCAATCAAGACGGTGAAAACGAGCTGATACATTGAAACGACGATGAGGTaggtttatttttttacaagttttttacaaaaaaattgtgATCCAGTGGCAGTCTGTAAAAACCCATTATgtgaactttattgtatcgttcatacttttaaatattgattAGCAAAATGTAGGCCATCTTGCGCTTGTACTTTCGCATGACGTCACAGTTTCCACAGATTTTTGTCAGGTAAACGAACCGCCAAAACGCATAAAATTTTCTCGTTTTTGGTTAAAAactcaaattaaataaaaaaatccgttaattaaataaaaaataaaagtttacttTTGGTTAAGTATACAATATGACGTGTTCTTACCAGTTTTTGCAACAATGTTGACTGTAGTATGGACCTTATGTTTAGTCTGGAAGGCAGACAGGACGCATGTGTAGATGCCAGCGTGCTCCAGTCTCAGTGGATTGCGTATCTGCAAGGACCCATCCCCAATTTGGCCCCTAGGAGACACAAGCCGCACCTTCTCCTCCCAAACATTATAGCTCAGGTGTGTGATGCTGTCGTAGGTGTGTATGATTGATGTGTTGTATTCTTTGGTGAAGGACCAGGTCACTGTAAAGTTCTCCAGGTCCCACGGGGCCACGCAAGGGATGATAAAGTCCTGACCCTCCACACTGTAGATTTCTGAAGTATTATTGAGAGAGAACGCTTACACGCTTGCTTGCAtgtaatgttttggtttgcaAAATGTGAATAATGTGAAGAAAGACTTGATGCAATGTCAGGCAATAATAGTGATGAAATACAATGTAACGTGTCCAGACATTTATGAAATGGGTATTTGAGATCAAACCTTTCTCCTGCAGCGATGTCCTCCATAGTTGAGACATGTAAAATGATTGGACCAGACAGATGTAGGTTAGGTCGGCCTTGTCTTCCAGCTTTCTGATCTTACTTTCTACTGCGTATAGGCCGTCCCTGTCAGCCATTTTGCGGGTGTTAGGCGAGAGGACGTCTTGCAGAACGGGCGGCTCGGTATACAGAGTTATACGGGGGGCGGGATAGACGTTTCTTGCAGAGCATTTGACTTCTTCATAGCCACTGAGGCGTGTTGTCTCCATGTTCACTGACTTGATAGGGGCTGGAATGACAAACAGTTATTTGTTGTTGGTAGTGGTGGCGTTTTTATCAATTTTCAAGCCTCTGCAAAGGCTGTGAGGGTGAGAGGGTTCACAATTCAGATTTTACAGCT of Paramisgurnus dabryanus chromosome 22, PD_genome_1.1, whole genome shotgun sequence contains these proteins:
- the hhla2b.1 gene encoding CD276 antigen, giving the protein MHFFSQKRFKAHPYNFLFTTVIDLQVTCIFSEDCFLPCHFEPVGDEIIYWYKQNVLIYTYRQGSGLLDQSTHLNTGRISLFNGTINFGNASLHIQKCSQQDKGKYKCLVASGQKKNEHFITVKVEAPIKSVNMETTRLSGYEEVKCSARNVYPAPRITLYTEPPVLQDVLSPNTRKMADRDGLYAVESKIRKLEDKADLTYICLVQSFYMSQLWRTSLQEKEIYSVEGQDFIIPCVAPWDLENFTVTWSFTKEYNTSIIHTYDSITHLSYNVWEEKVRLVSPRGQIGDGSLQIRNPLRLEHAGIYTCVLSAFQTKHKVHTTVNIVAKTAKTQHKSSPEWIPPALISCLVLAVIIAVIVIVKRKVCKARSTQTYGEVTDIHQMRGLCIVLTHTIAMIYT